From a single Solanum dulcamara chromosome 4, daSolDulc1.2, whole genome shotgun sequence genomic region:
- the LOC129885204 gene encoding loganic acid O-methyltransferase-like — MTTSFPMNAGHGPYSFFKNSQLAREVLEGSKKMVRDAIIEKLDIKIVLSSSNTLCIAELGCSVGPNTLIAMQHVVEALKDKYLSQVMTNSTKNNILEFEIFFNDHITNDFNTLFRSIPIDRSYYAFGVPGSFHGRLFPSQSIHFAYSSCSIHWLSKIPKELLDEKSPAWNKGLIHYIGASNIEVVNAYVAQFEKDMEMFFNTRAKEIVPGGMMVLITPFSSYIRLMKFFGSSLMDLVNEGKLDESLVDSFNLPMYFPSVEDMTKVVEKNDCFSIEKIELTYPKSKLVDEADAKTLMINLRAVVEGLLINHFGSEIGKKACETTILKSEEISAWMKANYEKSCQLFVALKRK, encoded by the exons ATGACAACATCTTTTCCTATGAATGCTGGTCATGGTCCTTATAGCTTCTTCAAAAACTCCCAATTGGCG AGAGAAGTGTTAGAGGGTTCAAAGAAGATGGTGAGAGATGCAATTATTGAAAAGCTTGACATCAAAATTGTGTTATCTTCTTCAAACACATTATGTATTGCAGAGTTGGGATGTTCAGTTGGACCAAACACTTTAATTGCAATGCAACATGTTGTAGAAGCTCTAAAGGACAAGTACTTGTCCCAAGTCATGACAAATTCTACTAAAAACAATATTCTTGAATTCGAAATATTCTTCAATGATCATATCACCAATGATTTCAATACCCTCTTTAGATCAATACCTATCGATCGATCCTACTATGCATTCGGAGTTCCAGGATCATTCCATGGTAGATTATTTCCATCGCAATCAATACATTTTGCATATTCTTCTTGTTCTATACATTGGTTATCTAAGATTCCAAAAGAATTGTTAGATGAAAAATCTCCAGCATGGAATAAGGGATTGATTCATTATATCGGTGCATCAAATATTGAAGTAGTGAATGCTTATGTTGCTCAATTTGAAAAGGACATGGAAATGTTCTTTAATACAAGAGCTAAGGAGATTGTTCCTGGAGGAATGATGGTGCTTATTACACCATTTTCAAGTTATATACGTCTCATGAAATTCTTTGGCTCTAGTCTTATGGATTTGGTTAATGAG GGAAAGTTAGATGAGTCTTTAGTTGACTCATTCAATTTGCCAATGTATTTTCCTTCTGTTGAAGACATGACTAAAGTGGTGGAGAAAAATGATTGTTTTAGCATAGAGAAAATAGAGTTAACATATCCAAAATCAAAGCTTGTGGATGAGGCTGATGCAAAGACTTTAATGATAAATCTAAGGGCTGTTGTAGAAGGACTTTTAATTAATCACTTTGGAAGTGAAATTGGAAAAAAGGCTTGTGAAACGACTATTCTCAAAAGTGAAGAGATTTCAGCATGGATGAAAGCTAATTATGAAAAATCATGTCAACTGTTTGTTGCTTTGAAGCGTAAATAA